One window from the genome of Cryptococcus neoformans var. neoformans JEC21 chromosome 12 sequence encodes:
- a CDS encoding expressed protein, which translates to MPTRLSQRSALAPTRILEPKRHSSDQSFGGIKLQIRQRVPQLSISKDKFRNESLRTKTLDQQEKEDGEFYYQQEDAGMPSEAYVCEKNIAKKPSRPFVSKGSHQLKVIASLPSISTSPSAFSFPEQPLRESISKSIDLWFDDFKTDSFISTSTIDNPPPTPPPKITIESDEQPTPKATQVAFNIATAVREAPSINSFTANGSFLGLPEEADMLYRSNIVWGDLDHSEDQQTSHKKLAAAQHLSPASAGSQKHIKAADLRFEDAESEASRARNEGSCDLNDNTEKSEPLDKPLPHLPDDSGPSEYSMTTYSQSSAIISKTAESPEVLHSLNSQPLPQWKSSTPRRLRHHTVSTKSYEHCDEPEQGEEEQGAAVRNQTRHSSSGWEPPRQDAQVKPESTRARHGKAGSVSSTATAKTIGQSHYPAGSTLTRNHIRAVAPQETSRLVIDHSIAPAKPIMDTVTNRINSAKGSKSTRGSFELNDHAVVRASTAENQTIHSLVEDDDVEIIGDFTFASSRRPSVSSSVKTMGTVSFASATAARAPRISLRSPHDRNTSSQDSPAQHPVRARSQSEDPVPRCIFGISAIFSQSKPGPNRKGHRSILDPFSSFDPHVPIVPCKTVPNDNWILITNTAEDDILRPGWKDVEMRWVEGESFGGWMMRRIRGECWNTVVAREKRADEQLRMMELRDGKGG; encoded by the exons ATGCCTACAAGACTCAGTCAACGTTCGGCTCTGGCCCCTACTCGCATCCTCGAACCTAAACGACACTCCTCTGACCAGTCTTTTGGCGGCATTAAACTTCAAATTCGACAGCGTGTACCGCAACTGAGCATCAGCAAGGATAAATTTCGCAATGAATCGCTGAGGACGAAGACATTGGATCagcaggaaaaggaggacgGCGAGTTTTATTATCAGCAGGAGGATGCGGGCATGCCATCGGAGGCCTACGTGTGCGAGAAGAACATAGCAAAGAAGCCTTCCAGGCCATTTGTTTCGAAGGGGTCTCATC AGCTCAAAGTAATAGCTTCATTGCCCTCTATCTCCACTAGCCCTTCTGCGTTCTCCTTTCCTGAGCAGCCTCTCCGAGAAAGCATTTCAAAATCGATTGACCTTTGGTTTGATGACTTCAAAACAGACTCTTTCATCTCGACATCGACTATCGACAATCCACCACCAACGCCACCGCCCAAGATCACAATTGAGTCGGACGAGCAGCCGACTCCCAAGGCTACACAGGTCGCTTTCAATATCGCTACCGCTGTGCGGGAAGCTCCTTCTATCAATAGCTTCACTGCTAACGGATCTTTCCTGGGCCTtccagaagaagcggaCATGTTATATAGGAGTAATATTGTTTGGGGCGACCTTGACCACAGCGAGGATCAACAAACGTCTCACAAGAAACTTGCCGCTGCGCAGCACTTGTCTCCCGCGAGTGCAGGTTCACAGAAGCATATAAAAGCTGCCGATTTACGATTTGAAGACGCAGAATCGGAGGCTAGTAGGGCAAGAAACGAGGGAAGTTGCGATCTCAACGACAATACGGAAAAATCGGAGCCGTTGGACAAGCCTTTGCCCCATTTGCCAGATGACAGTGGACCTTCAGAATACAGTATGACTACTTATTCTCAATCGTCAGCAATCATCTCAAAGACAGCTGAATCACCTGAAGTTTTACACTCTCTGAATTCTCAGCCTCTCCCACAGTGGAAATCATCAACACCGCGCAGACTCAGGCATCACACTGTCTCAACTAAATCCTATGAGCATTGCGACGAACCTGAgcaaggtgaagaggaacaagGCGCGGCCGTCCGTAATCAGACGCGCCATAGTTCGTCTGGATGGGAACCTCCCAGACAGGATG CTCAAGTTAAACCAGAGTCGACTAGAGCTAGGCATGGCAAAGCAGGATCGGTATCGTCTACAGCTACAGCCAAAACGATCGGGCAAAGCCATTATCCGGCTGGAAGTACTTTGACAAGGAATCACATCCGCGCAGTGGCCCCTCAGGAAACCTCTCGTTTAGTCATCGACCACAGCATTGCCCCCGCCAAGCCCATTATGGATACAGTGACCAATAGGATCAATAGCGCAAAGGGATCCAAATCAACTCGGGGCTCTTTCGAGCTCAACGATCACGCAGTTGTCCGTGCTAGCACCGCTGAAAATCAGACCATCCACTCTTTGgtagaagatgacgatgtaGAGATAATTGGTGATTTCACCTTTGCATCTTCTCGCCGACCTTCCGTATCCTCATCCGTCAAGACCATGGGAACTGTCAGTTTCGCATCTGCCACGGCTGCCCGAGCCCCTCGGATTTCTCTCCGCTCTCCGCATGATCGCAACACGTCTTCTCAAGACTCTCCGGCACAGCACCCAGTTCGCGCGCGCTCTCAATCGGAGGATCCCGTACCGCGCTGCATCTTTGGAATCTCCGCTATATTTTCCCAATCAAAGCCAGGACCAAATAGGAAAGGGCACCGATCAATCCTCGACCCGTTCTCCTCTTTCGATCCACACGTACCTATTGTTCCATGCAAGACTGTCCCCAACGACAACTGGATCTTGATCACCAACACTGCGGAAGATGACATACTTCGACCGGGTTGGAAAGATGTAGAAATGCGATGGGTGGAAGGTGAGAGCTTTGGGgggtggatgatgaggaggattcGGGGAGAGTGTTGGAATACGGTAGTggcgagagagaaaagggcTGATGAGCAGCTCAGAATGATGGAGCTGAGGGATGGTAAAGGAGGATAG